One genomic region from Anaerolineales bacterium encodes:
- the dnaN gene encoding DNA polymerase III subunit beta: MKVSCLQENLASGLSTVARAVAQRSTLPVLGNVLVAAEDGRLRLSATNLEMGITCWIGAKVEEDGSTTIPARTFVDLVNTFPTDKVEMELDTRTQTINVRCGVFNNEIKCIDAQEFPPLPPSDLDDGLELNIEDLREIIRQVIFAASADDARPVLTGVLVEIDGDKMTMAAADGFRLSVRKAQLSSPASGPLKAIIPARALAELARVISEDDEIVTMHLPPNRGQVIFRSTNAELVSQLIEGTFPDFQGIIPTSHTTRSVLPTGAFLKACKAADIFAREAAHSARLRITPGSELEPGVVEVSATAAETGSNESIVDATIEGEPIEIAFNVRFLAEALNVIEAPNVALETTGASSPGVLRPVDQTDFIHVIMPMHLGR, from the coding sequence ATGAAAGTCTCTTGTCTACAAGAAAATTTGGCCAGCGGGTTGAGCACCGTTGCGCGTGCGGTTGCCCAACGCAGCACGCTGCCCGTTCTGGGGAACGTGCTTGTCGCCGCCGAAGACGGCCGTCTTCGGCTCTCAGCCACCAACCTCGAGATGGGAATTACCTGCTGGATTGGGGCGAAGGTCGAAGAAGATGGTTCGACAACCATTCCGGCGCGAACGTTTGTCGACCTGGTGAACACGTTTCCCACGGATAAGGTCGAAATGGAACTGGACACCCGCACGCAAACGATCAACGTGCGGTGCGGGGTTTTCAACAATGAGATCAAGTGCATCGATGCTCAAGAGTTCCCCCCATTGCCGCCATCCGATCTGGATGACGGGCTGGAACTCAACATCGAAGACTTGCGCGAGATCATCCGCCAGGTCATTTTTGCTGCGTCCGCCGATGATGCACGACCGGTGCTAACTGGCGTTCTCGTCGAAATAGACGGCGACAAGATGACGATGGCGGCCGCGGATGGATTCCGCCTCTCTGTACGAAAGGCGCAGCTTTCATCACCGGCGAGCGGCCCCTTGAAAGCCATCATTCCTGCTCGCGCGTTGGCAGAACTGGCCCGCGTGATCTCGGAGGACGACGAAATTGTGACCATGCATCTTCCTCCCAATCGCGGTCAGGTGATCTTTCGCAGCACGAACGCCGAACTTGTCTCGCAGCTCATCGAAGGCACGTTCCCGGATTTCCAGGGCATCATCCCCACGAGTCACACGACCCGGAGTGTACTGCCCACGGGTGCATTCCTGAAAGCCTGCAAGGCGGCCGATATATTTGCCCGTGAAGCGGCGCATTCTGCGCGTTTGCGGATCACGCCGGGAAGTGAGCTCGAACCGGGCGTCGTCGAAGTGTCGGCGACCGCCGCGGAGACCGGGTCAAACGAAAGCATCGTCGATGCTACGATTGAGGGTGAGCCGATCGAAATCGCCTTTAATGTACGTTTCCTGGCTGAGGCGCTGAACGTCATCGAAGCGCCCAACGTCGCTCTTGAAACCACCGGAGCTTCTTCCCCGGGTGTACTTCGCCCCGTCGACCAGACCGACTTCATCCATGTGATCATGCCCATGCATCTCGGTCGCTGA
- a CDS encoding GAF domain-containing sensor histidine kinase — MDETVPSFDIEDLRRMVIRLSRLVEISVTLNSTLDLDRLLQFITESAADLLESEEASILLADEKTHELCFVAATGSDPSELRKIPVPLEGSIAGTVFRDDEPLIINEVEGDSRHFSNVSETIDLEVRSLIAVPLRIRDKVTGVLEALNKRHGRFDEMDLQTLSNIASQAAVALNNAHLVEALKRAYDELGELDRLKSDFIAIASHELRTPLGLIMGYAALLKEGTDTKASEHADAVLSSALRMRALIEAMTNMNMLQAGSAEMETTETSLQKIVQTAHDEVIGLVETKGQTFTLQLPETPIEILADERKLTLALVNVLNNSMRFTPADGHIQLMLERKGREAWIEVNDNGIGIPAEQLDRIFIGFYQVDDHMKRRYEGLGLGLAIAKAIVEAHHGRIWAESEGVGHGCTITMALPLTT, encoded by the coding sequence ATGGACGAAACCGTTCCATCGTTCGATATCGAAGATCTACGCCGCATGGTGATCCGCCTCTCTCGTCTGGTCGAGATCAGCGTCACGCTAAATTCAACGCTGGATCTCGATCGACTGCTGCAGTTCATCACAGAATCCGCTGCCGACTTACTCGAAAGCGAAGAGGCTTCGATCCTTCTTGCGGATGAGAAGACGCACGAACTTTGCTTCGTCGCCGCGACCGGCTCGGATCCGAGCGAACTGCGCAAGATTCCCGTACCGCTTGAAGGATCGATCGCCGGTACGGTTTTTCGGGATGACGAGCCCTTGATCATCAACGAGGTCGAAGGTGATTCGCGGCACTTCAGCAACGTAAGTGAGACGATCGACCTCGAGGTCCGTTCGCTCATCGCGGTTCCCTTGCGCATTCGAGATAAAGTGACGGGGGTACTGGAGGCGCTCAACAAACGGCACGGGCGTTTCGATGAGATGGATCTGCAAACCCTATCCAACATCGCTTCCCAGGCCGCCGTTGCGCTCAACAACGCACACCTGGTCGAGGCACTCAAGCGCGCCTACGATGAATTGGGAGAACTCGACCGCTTGAAAAGCGATTTCATCGCCATCGCTTCGCACGAACTGCGTACGCCGTTGGGATTGATCATGGGATACGCCGCACTGCTGAAGGAGGGCACGGATACGAAAGCCTCGGAACACGCCGACGCCGTCCTGTCCTCCGCGCTGCGCATGCGCGCATTAATCGAAGCAATGACGAACATGAACATGCTGCAGGCGGGTTCGGCAGAAATGGAAACCACTGAAACGTCGTTACAGAAGATTGTTCAAACCGCACACGACGAGGTGATCGGCTTGGTCGAAACCAAAGGCCAGACGTTCACACTTCAACTGCCCGAAACGCCGATCGAAATTCTTGCCGACGAAAGGAAGCTTACCCTGGCTTTGGTCAACGTATTGAACAACTCGATGCGCTTCACGCCCGCCGATGGTCATATTCAGCTCATGTTGGAAAGAAAGGGGCGCGAAGCGTGGATCGAGGTCAACGATAACGGCATCGGCATCCCTGCGGAACAACTCGACCGGATTTTCATCGGGTTCTATCAGGTGGACGATCACATGAAACGGCGCTACGAAGGTTTAGGGCTGGGCCTGGCCATCGCCAAAGCGATCGTCGAAGCGCATCATGGTCGTATCTGGGCGGAAAGCGAGGGGGTCGGCCACGGATGTACGATCACGATGGCGCTGCCGTTGACAACGTAG